A stretch of the Jeotgalibacillus haloalkalitolerans genome encodes the following:
- the nadB gene encoding L-aspartate oxidase yields the protein MDIADVLIVGSGVAALQLAAELSTEHNVKILTKFGVKHSNSSLAQGGIAAAIGTGDKSAYHVTDTLEAGRFHNDECTVRAIVQEGPGLIHPFSGIFDRDQDGRLQLGLEGAHSRHRIVHSGGDATGKNLVAHLLSQMNPNVTVEENMFSYELLMNQDKSRCIGVKAKDSHDSVREFYGRHIVLATGGCGQLYSFTSNAETATGDGIAMAYLAGAEVADMEFIQFHPTLLHINGVTKGLISEAVRGEGAVLVNEDGLPVMKGVHPLGDLAPRHIVSQTIFQWIEKGQQVYLDISGISHFSERFPSISAMCELNGVQISAGRIPVAPGSHFLMGGIKTDLTGRTSIDGLYAIGEVACTGFHGANRLASNSLLEGLYQGKRLAQWISANPGPVPQQERLEIDQTVRKAPLPETRLLKERMMKRVGIVRSKRLLEEQKDWLNQFRLKEISGLDDYSIRELTTILMGVTAELITEAALSHTESRGGHFRSDFPLENPQWTGTTLIQKYKGEKGYINEYIKASLVH from the coding sequence ATGGATATAGCAGATGTACTGATTGTCGGGAGCGGTGTTGCAGCGCTTCAGCTGGCGGCAGAATTAAGCACGGAGCACAATGTGAAAATACTCACAAAATTCGGGGTCAAACACAGTAATTCTTCTTTGGCGCAGGGCGGGATTGCTGCAGCCATTGGAACTGGTGACAAGTCAGCATATCACGTGACTGACACACTTGAAGCTGGCAGATTCCATAATGATGAGTGCACCGTACGTGCGATTGTGCAGGAAGGACCGGGGTTAATACACCCTTTCTCAGGTATTTTTGATCGGGATCAGGATGGACGTTTGCAGCTTGGGCTGGAGGGTGCGCACAGCAGGCACCGGATTGTCCATAGCGGCGGTGATGCGACCGGAAAGAATTTAGTAGCGCACCTGCTGAGTCAAATGAACCCGAATGTCACAGTGGAAGAAAACATGTTCAGCTATGAGCTGCTGATGAATCAGGACAAAAGCCGGTGTATCGGGGTTAAAGCAAAGGATTCGCATGACAGTGTGCGTGAGTTTTACGGACGGCATATTGTGCTTGCGACAGGCGGGTGCGGGCAGCTGTATTCTTTTACCTCCAACGCGGAGACGGCTACTGGTGACGGGATCGCGATGGCTTACCTGGCCGGCGCTGAAGTGGCAGATATGGAATTTATTCAGTTTCACCCGACACTTTTACATATAAATGGCGTAACAAAAGGACTGATCTCAGAAGCGGTGCGGGGAGAAGGGGCTGTTCTTGTAAATGAAGATGGTTTGCCAGTAATGAAAGGTGTTCATCCGTTAGGGGATCTGGCGCCGCGTCATATAGTCTCGCAGACCATTTTTCAATGGATTGAAAAGGGTCAGCAGGTATATCTGGATATCAGCGGTATCAGTCACTTCAGTGAGCGTTTTCCATCTATTTCAGCAATGTGTGAGCTAAATGGAGTTCAAATTTCAGCAGGCAGAATCCCGGTCGCACCAGGCAGTCATTTTTTAATGGGTGGGATCAAAACGGACTTAACCGGACGCACCTCAATTGATGGTTTGTATGCAATCGGGGAAGTTGCATGCACCGGCTTCCACGGTGCCAATCGCCTGGCGAGTAATTCACTGCTTGAAGGATTGTATCAGGGGAAACGTCTTGCGCAGTGGATCAGTGCAAATCCGGGGCCAGTTCCGCAGCAGGAAAGGTTAGAAATCGATCAGACCGTGAGAAAAGCACCGCTTCCGGAGACCCGGCTGTTAAAAGAGCGCATGATGAAGCGCGTTGGGATCGTCCGTTCAAAAAGGCTGCTGGAAGAGCAAAAAGACTGGCTTAATCAGTTCAGGTTAAAGGAAATCAGCGGGCTCGATGACTATTCAATCAGGGAACTGACAACCATTTTGATGGGTGTAACAGCAGAGCTGATTACAGAAGCGGCATTGAGCCATACTGAGAGCAGGGGCGGTCATTTCAGAAGTGACTTTCCATTGGAGAATCCGCAGTGGACCGGGACAACTCTGATTCAAAAGTACAAAGGGGAAAAGGGGTACATAAATGAATACATTAAAGCTTCGCTCGTGCATTGA
- the nadC gene encoding carboxylating nicotinate-nucleotide diphosphorylase — MNTLKLRSCIEQFLIEDIGEQDLTTDLIFTDDTKGEIVFLAKERGVFCGQDIIRTGFPLLDSDVEVSLFVKDGESIEAGQQLGVVSGQISALLKGERVVLNLVQRMSGIATLTRKAVETLGNADTKICDTRKTTPGLRMLEKYAVRCGGGYNHRYGLYDGVMIKDNHISFAGSITQAVEMVLARAGHMVKIEVETETAEQVAEAVEAGADVIMFDNRTPEEMIQLKKLVPDHIITEASGGITLANLADYRDCGVDYISLGFLTHSYKALDISVKVSATEVHHLSKRGTLI, encoded by the coding sequence ATGAATACATTAAAGCTTCGCTCGTGCATTGAGCAGTTTTTGATTGAGGATATTGGTGAGCAGGATCTCACGACAGATTTGATTTTTACAGATGACACAAAAGGTGAAATTGTTTTTTTAGCAAAAGAACGGGGCGTTTTCTGCGGGCAGGACATCATTCGGACGGGTTTCCCGCTTTTAGATTCAGATGTTGAGGTCAGTCTTTTTGTAAAAGACGGGGAATCAATTGAAGCAGGTCAGCAGCTTGGTGTGGTTTCAGGACAGATTTCCGCGTTGCTGAAAGGGGAAAGAGTTGTGCTGAATCTTGTGCAGCGAATGAGCGGCATTGCGACATTGACGCGAAAAGCAGTGGAGACGCTTGGGAATGCAGATACAAAGATCTGTGACACGAGAAAAACAACGCCCGGACTGCGGATGCTTGAGAAATACGCGGTACGATGCGGGGGCGGCTATAACCACAGATACGGGCTGTATGACGGTGTCATGATCAAGGATAACCATATCTCATTTGCCGGCTCAATCACGCAGGCAGTGGAGATGGTTCTTGCACGGGCCGGCCATATGGTGAAAATTGAAGTGGAGACTGAAACAGCGGAGCAGGTGGCAGAAGCAGTTGAAGCAGGCGCAGATGTGATTATGTTTGATAATCGTACGCCTGAAGAAATGATCCAGCTGAAAAAACTCGTGCCTGACCACATCATTACGGAAGCGTCCGGCGGCATTACACTTGCTAACCTCGCAGATTACAGAGACTGCGGCGTCGATTATATTTCACTCGGCTTTCTGACTCATTCCTATAAAGCGCTTGATATCAGTGTAAAGGTATCAGCTACTGAGGTTCATCATTTATCAAAGAGAGGAACATTGATATGA
- the nadA gene encoding quinolinate synthase NadA, with protein sequence MTTTETKSRLIEEIQMWKEKRNAIILAHNYEIPEVQDIADVLGDSLMLARAAAETTADVIVFCGVHFMAETAAVLNPEKTVLLPDLKAGCSLADSITADQLREWKAEHPEAVVVAYVNTTAEVKALSDYCCTSSNAVDIVNSIPADQEILFLPDMFLGSFVQKETGRDNMQIWMGECHVHAGIQPDQVDEVMAKHPEADLLVHPECGCSTSSMYLMSEGVLPKEKTHILSTGNMLKHSKNADASEFVIATEVGIIHQMQKQNPDKRFIAANDQAICPFMKMITLEKVLDALKENKHVITVEKDIADQAKLSIERMISIG encoded by the coding sequence ATGACAACAACTGAAACGAAAAGCCGTCTGATTGAAGAGATTCAAATGTGGAAAGAAAAGCGCAATGCGATCATCCTTGCCCACAACTACGAGATTCCTGAGGTCCAGGATATCGCGGACGTACTTGGCGATTCGCTGATGCTTGCACGTGCTGCAGCTGAAACGACTGCTGATGTCATCGTCTTTTGCGGTGTTCACTTTATGGCTGAAACGGCTGCAGTCCTGAATCCTGAAAAAACAGTGCTGCTGCCTGACCTTAAAGCAGGCTGTTCACTCGCTGATTCCATCACAGCAGATCAGCTGCGCGAGTGGAAGGCTGAGCACCCGGAAGCGGTTGTAGTTGCGTATGTAAACACAACAGCAGAAGTCAAAGCGCTAAGTGACTATTGCTGCACGTCATCAAATGCAGTAGATATCGTCAATTCAATCCCGGCAGATCAGGAAATTCTCTTTTTACCGGATATGTTTCTAGGTTCATTTGTTCAAAAAGAAACAGGCCGTGACAATATGCAGATCTGGATGGGCGAATGCCACGTTCATGCGGGTATCCAGCCTGACCAGGTTGATGAAGTAATGGCAAAGCACCCGGAGGCTGACCTGTTGGTACATCCCGAATGCGGTTGTTCAACCTCAAGCATGTACCTGATGTCAGAAGGCGTCCTGCCAAAAGAAAAAACGCATATTCTCTCAACAGGCAATATGCTGAAGCACTCCAAAAATGCCGATGCATCAGAATTTGTGATCGCCACAGAAGTCGGCATCATTCACCAGATGCAAAAGCAGAACCCTGATAAACGCTTTATCGCCGCAAACGACCAGGCGATCTGTCCATTTATGAAAATGATCACGCTTGAAAAAGTACTGGACGCATTAAAAGAAAATAAGCATGTGATTACAGTGGAAAAAGATATAGCAGATCAGGCAAAGCTTTCGATTGAGCGGATGATTTCGATCGGTTAG
- a CDS encoding glycerol-3-phosphate responsive antiterminator yields MSVLFLDRLKESQVIASIKEPKQLEAFVETDIKAAFLLLGNLTVIKRYVDFLKEHDRDVFLHIEKIPGISYDREGLKFIARHVQPTGIVTTKPSLVAAAKKEGLITIQRLFLIDSDALKNGLESAEQAQPDFLELMPGVVPHLIEHVKKKTDIPIITGGLIQNRRQMEKAIERGATAVSTGRTHLWKPIVEVVR; encoded by the coding sequence GTGAGCGTTTTGTTTTTGGATAGATTGAAAGAGTCTCAGGTGATTGCATCGATTAAGGAGCCGAAGCAGCTTGAGGCATTTGTTGAGACAGACATTAAGGCGGCCTTTTTACTGCTGGGAAATCTCACGGTGATTAAGCGGTATGTGGACTTTTTAAAGGAGCATGACCGGGATGTGTTTTTACATATTGAGAAGATTCCGGGCATCAGCTATGACCGTGAAGGGTTGAAGTTTATTGCGCGTCATGTGCAGCCGACGGGGATTGTGACGACGAAGCCATCGCTTGTTGCCGCTGCAAAAAAAGAGGGACTGATTACGATTCAGCGTCTGTTTTTAATCGATTCAGATGCTTTAAAAAATGGGCTTGAAAGTGCGGAGCAGGCTCAGCCTGATTTTCTGGAGCTGATGCCTGGTGTGGTACCGCATTTGATTGAGCATGTAAAGAAGAAAACGGATATTCCAATTATAACGGGCGGCCTGATTCAGAACCGCAGACAGATGGAGAAGGCGATTGAACGCGGTGCGACAGCTGTTTCTACAGGAAGAACGCACCTTTGGAAGCCGATTGTGGAGGTGGTTCGATGA
- a CDS encoding ABC transporter ATP-binding protein, producing the protein MRKVELKGITKSYDGKQDVLKAIDVMIEPGEFFVLVGPSGCGKSTMLRMIAGLESITSGELALDGKRANALSPSERDLSMVFQNYALYPHLTVEQNITFGLHVKKVSKREQKERCKEVCEMLGLSDYMKRKPRELSGGQRQRVALARAVVTQAPLCLMDEPLSNLDAKLRAKMRSEIRQLQRKLGLTMIYVTHDQTEAMTMADRMMILSGGDVQQIGRPLDVYNNPANTFVASFIGSPPMNLIDAEMKDSVLVADGHWMTPVTADMKQKIGAGRVTLGVRPEHISLAKDSEPGFLVQVANVEVLGTETLVTFDFGEDTQWIAKWPGQSSVQPGEQIRICVDDRHLALFSAETGERIVCEPAPVKKVSL; encoded by the coding sequence ATGAGGAAAGTGGAGTTAAAAGGGATTACGAAATCTTATGATGGTAAGCAGGATGTATTAAAAGCGATTGATGTGATGATCGAGCCGGGTGAGTTTTTTGTGCTGGTTGGTCCATCAGGGTGCGGGAAAAGCACGATGCTTCGCATGATTGCAGGGCTTGAATCAATTACTTCAGGTGAGCTTGCATTGGATGGAAAGCGGGCGAACGCCTTAAGTCCGAGCGAGCGTGATCTGTCGATGGTGTTTCAGAATTATGCGCTGTATCCCCATTTAACCGTAGAGCAGAATATCACATTCGGCTTGCACGTAAAGAAGGTTTCCAAAAGAGAGCAGAAGGAGCGCTGCAAGGAAGTGTGCGAGATGCTTGGGCTGAGTGATTATATGAAGCGGAAGCCGCGCGAACTCTCTGGCGGTCAGCGTCAGCGGGTGGCACTTGCCCGTGCGGTTGTGACGCAGGCGCCGCTTTGCTTAATGGATGAGCCGCTTTCAAACCTTGATGCGAAGCTGCGTGCGAAAATGCGCTCTGAGATCAGACAGCTTCAGAGAAAGCTTGGTCTGACAATGATTTATGTGACGCATGATCAGACAGAGGCCATGACAATGGCGGACCGGATGATGATTTTATCAGGCGGGGACGTACAGCAGATCGGGCGTCCGCTTGATGTCTACAACAACCCGGCAAATACGTTTGTGGCGTCCTTTATTGGCTCGCCGCCGATGAATCTGATTGATGCTGAAATGAAGGATTCCGTCCTTGTTGCAGACGGGCACTGGATGACGCCGGTGACTGCAGATATGAAGCAGAAAATTGGCGCAGGCCGTGTCACACTCGGTGTGAGACCGGAGCACATTTCACTTGCTAAGGACAGTGAGCCGGGCTTTTTGGTTCAGGTGGCAAATGTGGAGGTGCTCGGCACGGAAACGCTTGTGACATTTGACTTTGGTGAGGATACACAGTGGATCGCTAAATGGCCGGGACAGAGCAGCGTGCAGCCCGGTGAGCAGATCCGGATCTGTGTTGATGACCGTCACCTGGCGTTATTTTCAGCTGAAACGGGTGAGCGGATTGTATGTGAACCGGCGCCAGTTAAGAAGGTGTCGTTATGA